The nucleotide window GATGTCTGCCCAGGCAGAGTCGCCCATGACCTTTCTCAGATCAAGATTTGTAAGACTGTATCCAGCCTTTCTTCCCGCAATTATATTCACATTTATTATAGGAAGAGCATTTATACCTTTCTATACGGCAGGAATCAAAGACCTTATTGTGAATGCTACATTGGTAGGGTTGTTTGCTAACTGGCGCTTGCATATACAGTTGGTAGCAGGGGTTAGCTGGACCTTAATGATAGAGATGCAGTTTTATCTGTTCATTTTTATCCTTATGCAACTACGTCAATTAGATAATATCAGAACATTTCTAGTGGCGTGGCTTGTATTGTCTATTGCTACTTATTATGGGGAAGCACATTATCCCAATATTTCTGCATTCTATTTTGTAAGATTATTATTTGTTACTGAGCATTCGTACTATTTCATTGCAGGCTGCTATTTTTACCTGATAAAGTATCAACAGAAAAAGCTTGATTTGCTGATGCCGGCCATCTGCCTTGTTGTAAAACTGTTGTGTTATGATGTAAAAGCTCCTGGTCAGATAGACACCCTTACTGTGGTATTCAATGTTTTATTCTTCCTGGTATTTTACATGATCTCCCTGAGGGACTTTACTTTCAATAAAGGCAAAGAAACAATAAAAGCACTTGGAGCTATTACCTATCCCTTATATCTAATTCATGAGTTACTGGGCGTTGCTCTCTTCAGCGCTTTGTTGCCCTATGTGAATGCTCCATTGCTGTTTGTGATGTTGATTACATTCGCTGTATTACTGGCTTATTTATTTAACAAGTTTATAGAAACACCTATTACGTCTAAATTAAGGCAATGGATGCTGCCAGAGAAATCGCCCGTTGTTTCTAAACCGAAGAAAGAGGTAATAGCGTAACAAGGTCATGAGGTAATAATCAGGCGTTGCTTTTCCACACAAAGGCAGCGCCTTTTCATTCGAGCTGTCCGGTCTATCTGCATCACCCCAGTCTTCCTCTGTCATAGGGTCTGGCATTTCTACATCAAACTGTATTTTCTGGATCAGAACTCCTTTCAGATAATCTTTGTAAATGGAGCGCAACTGGACAAATATCTCTTCTAGTGCAGTATCTTTTTCGAGATACAGCTGGAATTGGGATTCAGAGATGCCTGTGGCACTCATGATATCTTTATCTTCAATAATAACCTGTTGTTTCAGTGCTTTCTCTTTCAGATACTGAATTGTTCCGGTAAAAGTTTCTTCTGCATTGTCATCGGCTGTTATCATTGCGGAGAAGGTATGCCGTATGGTAATAGTTTTTTTCATATCTCATGGTACACCCTTCCGGATGCACCATGAGTGTCTGTAAACAATTCACTATCTGCCATCTAGTAGATATACTCCGGTGGAGTGATCCCTTTACAACGCAGGTAGGTAGTAGCCTGGCCACGGTGATGTGTGATATGGTCCAGGGTAGCGTAAACACCATGGATGGTTTTTTCATCTGGTGTAATGGCTTCGATGCTCTGTTTCAGTATATCGAAACTTTTATTGAGATACTCTTTTGTTGCCTTTGCGTTTTGGGTGATGGCTGGTGGGTTCCAGTCTGAAGGTGTTTGGAGAATATAGTTTTCATTCCACCAGATGATACCGTAGCCGATATGGTGCATCAGTTCGTTAAAAGTCCAGATGGCGGTATCTGGTTTGTAGTCATAGCTGTTGGCCGGCATCGCCGTAGCTACGCTGGTGGTGTAGTTACGGGCATTTTCCAGTGTGGTTAATAATTGCGCTTTCATATCAATTGTTTGATAGCAAAAGTATTTCACCACCCTTGGGGATATTTAAGGAAAATTGCTGTTTTTTAACGTCGTCTCATTTGAGAGGGTGAAAGGCCATATCGTTGTTTATAGGCTGCAGAGAAATGTTCCAGGCTGTTGAAGCCGGTGTCAAAAGCGATGCCTGTAATAGGCTGACTGGTATGGCGTAGTTGCAGGTGGGCTTGTTTTAACCTGACTTGTAACAGATAGTTGTAGGGTGTGATACCGGTCATTTGTTTGAAGGTCCGGTTGAAATGAAACGGGCTCATATGTCCGATGCCGGCAAGTTGTGGCAGGGAAATATCTCCGGACAGGTTGTCGTTGATGAATGTTTTGATGGAGGAGATAGTGGGAAGGTAATTTCGTTTCTGCCTCACCGTTAGTTCCGGAATGACTTTGTCGCGGCCTCCTGTTAGTATGAGTGAAAAGAGGTCCATCATGAGCTGTTCCACCCATAATTGCGGGTAGTGGGGTTTCTGCAGAAGGTTGAAAATATGATGATGCAGGTATTCCATTTCAGGAGTGGCCTTTATCAGGACAGCATGGAGGTCGGGGTTTTTCAGAAACCAGGCCAGTTCACTGCCCTGTTCTTCCAGCAGTCCAATGTTTTCCGGTGGGAAAGAGAAGATGGTACATTGGTCGGGCATATCATGAACATGCCCCACCCGATGCTCATAACCAGGCTTGCAGACCAGGAAAAGGCCGTGGTAGGCATCCAGGTCGTTGCGGAATACTTTGAAGAGGAAATTGCCCTGTCGGATAAAGGCGATGGAAAATCTTTCCTGGTGTTCCTTTCCTGATATATTACACTGCTGGCACTGACAAAGGAAATTGCGTACCTCACAGATAGGAGAATCATATATGGTTTGAATGATGGCTTCCATTTTCTGATAGTTGGGATATGGAGTACTTTAGACAAAGATAGTAACATCCTTTCTTTTATTAAACCCCGGTCTGCTAATCATACCAGCCTGGTAACTCCATCACAGGCACTGTTATTTCATTCAGGAAATAAATTTCCTCCTGTTCTACCTGTTCTTCCCTGAAGACGCTGTGATGGTGCTGATGCAACAATCCGGACAGTTGTTTTTGCTGATAATGTTTCATCAGGGAGGCCAGGTTCTCTGTGGCGACGCAGGCCTGTTTAAGTATCGCTTCTTCTTCTGCCTTGCTCAGGCAGGATTTTAACCGTTTGTATGATCCGGTACTATCCGTATTTCTCATTTTCCGGTAAAAGGTCGGTTCGCTCCAGTTACATTCACTACATACCATTTCCCTGAAGTCGCCGGAGAAAATACTAAAGAGAGAATAAATATCATTGAGCAAGTTATCGCCTGGTTTCATTGGTTTTTCATGTTGGTGAAGAAAAGGAGGTCTTGTTTTAATGCAGCTATCACAGCTGCTTTCAACAAGTTACATCATCATTGCGCAAAGTATTTGCGTGCTGTCTTTTTACAAAATAAATGATAAAGCAGGAATCCTATCATAATAGCTTTTAATACGGCAATTACACTGCAGTATCGACAAAAAAAATATGTTTTTTATCATGGTACTATCCTGCTGCTGGCCCGACTCCCCCATCGTGCTGTTTTCCCACGTGTAAATCTGTAATCCAACATAGCCAATGATCTGAAAACCTAACGATAGCCTAGCTTTAACCCGTACGAATATGTCAAACACATTTAGCTGAGCACTAGTATTTATTAACCATTATCTAACAAACAAGTCTCTATGACACCAAAATCTACCAATGGAGGCACAGCTGTCCGCTGTCTCACATTTATCTGTTGGCTGTTACTGGTACTGTTGGCGCCTGATTGTTTCGCGCAGGTGAGCCCTACAGTTCCCGCCACGACTCATCAACACAACAAACAGGTAATCGGCTACATTACCCAATGGGATGCCTGGAAAAACGTAGCCGGCACCGTTCCGGCAGGTGGGTATAACCATCTTAATGTGGACTATTCACAGTACACCATCCTGAACTTTTCATTTTTTGGTGTTGCCCAGGATGGTTCCCTGCACAGCGGTGATTTCCGCAACAAAAACATTTATCAGGTGGGCGCTGTCCAGGCCCCGGCCCCGCTGGTGAATGAAGACATCTACAGCAGCTGGGATATGTATCTGCTGTACGGAGAACTGGACGTCCTCTACTATATCCCTGATGGCAGTTATGCCTACTCTCTGGGATACCGTAACGGTGGTAGCGGATGGACTAATGTCAACACCGGTAAAACCGGCAGCTTCCCGCTCTCTGTACCCAAACAGGGTGGTGCTCCCGGTGTTATTGACCTCGCCCATCAGAAAGGCGTGAAAGTACTGGCTTCCGTAGGTGGCTGGAGTATGTGCAAACACTACCCCGAAGTGGCCGCCGACGCTACCAAACGCGCAAAGTTCATCGCCAGCTGTCAACAGCTGATGAGCATGGGTTTTGATGGTATCGACTTCGACTGGGAATATCCCAACGATGCGGGTATGAACATAGAACATTACAGCACAGCGGATTATACCAACTTCGCGATCCTGGTGGAACAGGTAAGAGCGGCCATCGGTCCCAATAAATTGATCACAGCAGCCTTCTCTCCTGCTGTCAACAAGCTGTCCGGATTTGACTGGCCCCGGCTGAACAATGTGATGAACTATTATAACATGATGACGTACGACTACAACGGTGGATGGTCCAATAAAGCCGGGCACAACTCTCCGTTGTATGAATACCCTAACCAGGAATTTGCCGGCTTCTCCCTTGATGCTACCACCAAAGGCCTGCGTACACTGGGTGTTAATCTGAGTAAGGTAAATCTCGGAGCTCCCTTCTATGGCCGTGGTGTGATCACCAATGGCAATGCCGCCCTTAATGCGCCTACTGTAAAACGTGCTGAAACCGTACAACCAGACGGTCCTATCCAGACATGTGCTGATTACACCAACTGGACCAAAGACGTATGGGACGGTACTCCCAATTACAGTTATATAACTCAGAACACTGGCTCCGGTTCAGGCTGGACTGAGTACTGGGATGACGTGGCCAAAGTGCCTTATAAAACCAAAGGCAATTTTTTCCTTAGCTACGACAACGAACGCTCTGTTGCTGCCAAAGCACAATATATCAAAGACAA belongs to Chitinophaga sp. HK235 and includes:
- a CDS encoding acyltransferase — its product is MIKKRLYEIDILRFLAAIMVVAFHYTINTKSYNHIYPIDNKFLTPIFLHGNSGVLLFFIISGFVILMSAQAESPMTFLRSRFVRLYPAFLPAIIFTFIIGRAFIPFYTAGIKDLIVNATLVGLFANWRLHIQLVAGVSWTLMIEMQFYLFIFILMQLRQLDNIRTFLVAWLVLSIATYYGEAHYPNISAFYFVRLLFVTEHSYYFIAGCYFYLIKYQQKKLDLLMPAICLVVKLLCYDVKAPGQIDTLTVVFNVLFFLVFYMISLRDFTFNKGKETIKALGAITYPLYLIHELLGVALFSALLPYVNAPLLFVMLITFAVLLAYLFNKFIETPITSKLRQWMLPEKSPVVSKPKKEVIA
- a CDS encoding DinB family protein, with product MKAQLLTTLENARNYTTSVATAMPANSYDYKPDTAIWTFNELMHHIGYGIIWWNENYILQTPSDWNPPAITQNAKATKEYLNKSFDILKQSIEAITPDEKTIHGVYATLDHITHHRGQATTYLRCKGITPPEYIY
- a CDS encoding AraC family transcriptional regulator, which translates into the protein MEAIIQTIYDSPICEVRNFLCQCQQCNISGKEHQERFSIAFIRQGNFLFKVFRNDLDAYHGLFLVCKPGYEHRVGHVHDMPDQCTIFSFPPENIGLLEEQGSELAWFLKNPDLHAVLIKATPEMEYLHHHIFNLLQKPHYPQLWVEQLMMDLFSLILTGGRDKVIPELTVRQKRNYLPTISSIKTFINDNLSGDISLPQLAGIGHMSPFHFNRTFKQMTGITPYNYLLQVRLKQAHLQLRHTSQPITGIAFDTGFNSLEHFSAAYKQRYGLSPSQMRRR
- a CDS encoding glycosyl hydrolase family 18 protein; translation: MTPKSTNGGTAVRCLTFICWLLLVLLAPDCFAQVSPTVPATTHQHNKQVIGYITQWDAWKNVAGTVPAGGYNHLNVDYSQYTILNFSFFGVAQDGSLHSGDFRNKNIYQVGAVQAPAPLVNEDIYSSWDMYLLYGELDVLYYIPDGSYAYSLGYRNGGSGWTNVNTGKTGSFPLSVPKQGGAPGVIDLAHQKGVKVLASVGGWSMCKHYPEVAADATKRAKFIASCQQLMSMGFDGIDFDWEYPNDAGMNIEHYSTADYTNFAILVEQVRAAIGPNKLITAAFSPAVNKLSGFDWPRLNNVMNYYNMMTYDYNGGWSNKAGHNSPLYEYPNQEFAGFSLDATTKGLRTLGVNLSKVNLGAPFYGRGVITNGNAALNAPTVKRAETVQPDGPIQTCADYTNWTKDVWDGTPNYSYITQNTGSGSGWTEYWDDVAKVPYKTKGNFFLSYDNERSVAAKAQYIKDNNLSGIIIWQVYGDMLNMTSATVPKGKLIYCPNTTSPLVNKINETFASGGGSTNVPPTVSITAPANNATFTAPASITLQATASDSDGQVVKVEFYNGATLLATDSTAPYNYAWNNVPAGSYTVKAIATDNKGAATTSALVNITVNGSGTVPDTSGGKVIVGYWQNWGHLRMLLRISLSVISTRNITWWKLPLLSVELTRLLFPLYLKT